From the Triticum urartu cultivar G1812 chromosome 4, Tu2.1, whole genome shotgun sequence genome, the window TCGCCTTCTGCTCCAGGCATGCTTTCCACAAGATAGGAACCGCTGCAGCTCCGCAGAGGCCTCAGAATGAGCTCAAGCACGCAAGACCCTGCGCGACCACGGACAACGATCGGGCGGCGCCGGCGGAGGCACAGGAGGAAAATGCGACCATCAGCGCCGGCGTGAACCCGGTGGCGTCCGGCAACGGCCAGCAGCCGCAGCCGGGCGAGCCGCCGAAGCGGGTGCCGCTGACGGCGCGGGAGCGGCTGCGCGCGGCGCGCGTGCTGGGCAAGTATGCGGAGTCGGGGGCCGGGGCGTCGCCGGCGGACAAGAAGggctcgtcgtcgtcgtcgtccaaGCCGGAGTTCGGGAGCCGGGTGCTGGACGCGCTGCGGGAGACGGACGGCGGCAAGAAGGGCGGGCGGAAGCGGTCGGGGCTGCCGGAGGCGCCGAGCAACCTGCTGGACGACACCAAGCGCGGCATGCCCAAGGACGGGTGGACGTTCGACTGGCTGGCGGCGCTGCCCGTGGGCACGGACGTGCTCATCGTCGCAGCGTCCTTCGGGATCATCACCACCGTCATGTTCGGGACCACGTACCTCGTCTGGAAGCTCGGCGCCATACATTTCAACGAGTACTAGCTTTCTCTACGTGGTTCTGTAACAATAATGCCGTCTATGGTATGATGATGAGGCAGATTTTGAGCACAGGAAAATACACCGTGATTGTACGAATTAAAACCAACGATTTTACTGGAGTATTATAGAAAAGTTCCATAGTGTTAAGTAACTTGTCTGTGTCATGTTGAACACCAAAGTGGCTGTAGTTTAGTGGTGAGAATTCCACGTTGTGGCCGTGGAGACCTGGGCTCGAATCCCAGCAGCCACATCTCActgtttttgtttttctattttttttcacATAACGATTAACGGCTCTGATTAGCTCTTATGGAGGCACTGACA encodes:
- the LOC125552068 gene encoding uncharacterized protein LOC125552068 encodes the protein MAATSLSSSPSKVATAKLGGISRSSPSYTQLAFCSRHAFHKIGTAAAPQRPQNELKHARPCATTDNDRAAPAEAQEENATISAGVNPVASGNGQQPQPGEPPKRVPLTARERLRAARVLGKYAESGAGASPADKKGSSSSSSKPEFGSRVLDALRETDGGKKGGRKRSGLPEAPSNLLDDTKRGMPKDGWTFDWLAALPVGTDVLIVAASFGIITTVMFGTTYLVWKLGAIHFNEY